The following coding sequences lie in one Saccharopolyspora hordei genomic window:
- a CDS encoding ABC transporter substrate-binding protein, producing MRLRRTRRAAALGATLACASALTACAPASGANTVNLYSAPEENLQQNVDRCNAESGGRYNIVYHKLPRDADGQREQMVRRLAAGDSGMDVLNLDVTWTGEFAEAGWIREWTGQDRADVERGTLQGPLETATWNGKLYAAPKNTNVQLLWYRKDLVPEPPQTWDEMIADAQRLKAEGKPHWISFTGAQYEGVYVHFNTLVQSVGGHVISDDGRTAVVDEGAVRALQALRDFGTAGVTSPSMNNAKEDDARQEFETGQAAFELNWPFVYASMQEKAPELAAKVGWARLPSLQPGVPSKSTIGGANYAVSSYSTKPELSFEAIKCLRNPESQKFSALNDGVPPTIESVYADPEIAAEYPMRDTILEALKDPGVRPVTPAAQNVSTVLSKLLSPIGEIDPQATAERMRTEVQNALESKGVMP from the coding sequence GTGAGACTTCGCCGTACACGCCGAGCGGCCGCGTTGGGAGCCACGCTGGCCTGCGCGTCGGCGTTGACCGCCTGCGCCCCGGCTTCCGGCGCGAACACCGTCAACCTCTACAGCGCGCCCGAGGAGAACCTGCAGCAGAACGTGGACCGCTGCAACGCGGAGTCGGGCGGGCGGTACAACATCGTGTACCACAAGCTGCCCCGGGACGCGGACGGGCAGCGCGAGCAGATGGTGCGCCGGCTCGCCGCCGGGGACAGCGGCATGGACGTGCTCAACCTGGACGTCACCTGGACCGGGGAGTTCGCTGAGGCCGGGTGGATCCGGGAGTGGACCGGCCAGGACCGGGCCGACGTGGAGCGGGGCACGCTGCAGGGCCCGCTGGAGACCGCGACCTGGAACGGCAAGCTCTACGCGGCGCCGAAGAACACCAACGTGCAGCTGCTCTGGTACCGCAAGGACCTGGTGCCCGAGCCGCCGCAGACCTGGGACGAGATGATCGCGGACGCCCAGCGCCTCAAGGCGGAGGGCAAGCCGCACTGGATCTCCTTCACCGGCGCCCAGTACGAGGGCGTCTACGTGCACTTCAACACCCTGGTCCAGTCGGTCGGCGGGCACGTGATCTCCGACGACGGCCGCACCGCCGTGGTCGACGAGGGCGCGGTGCGCGCGCTGCAGGCGCTGCGCGACTTCGGCACCGCGGGCGTGACCAGCCCGTCGATGAACAACGCCAAGGAGGACGACGCCCGGCAGGAGTTCGAGACCGGGCAAGCGGCGTTCGAGCTCAACTGGCCGTTCGTCTACGCCTCGATGCAGGAGAAGGCGCCGGAGCTGGCGGCCAAGGTCGGCTGGGCGCGGTTGCCGAGCCTGCAGCCCGGCGTGCCGAGCAAGTCCACCATCGGCGGCGCCAACTACGCGGTGAGCAGCTACTCCACCAAGCCCGAGCTGTCGTTCGAGGCGATCAAGTGCCTGCGCAACCCGGAGAGCCAGAAGTTCTCCGCGCTCAACGACGGCGTGCCGCCGACGATCGAGTCGGTCTACGCGGACCCGGAGATCGCCGCCGAGTACCCGATGCGCGACACCATCCTGGAAGCCCTCAAGGACCCGGGCGTGCGCCCGGTGACCCCGGCCGCCCAGAACGTCTCCACGGTGCTGTCCAAGCTCCTCTCGCCGATCGGGGAGATCGACCCGCAGGCGACCGCGGAGCGGATGCGCACCGAGGTCCAGAACGC
- a CDS encoding general stress protein, giving the protein MSNPFTGASRPTPGTPNLPTPPTGWPIGSYSTYEEAQRAVDYLADSDFPVQEVTIVGVDLMLVERVTGRLTWGRVLGGGAASGAWFGLLVGLIMGMFTPQGSWFGPVLAGLGAGVLFGLVFAAVGYASTRGRRDFSSASQLVAGRYDVLSQPRYAEQGRDLLAKLAMKPPPAQ; this is encoded by the coding sequence GTGTCCAACCCATTCACCGGCGCGAGCCGGCCGACGCCGGGCACACCGAATCTCCCCACCCCGCCGACGGGCTGGCCGATCGGCTCCTACAGCACCTACGAGGAGGCGCAGCGCGCGGTCGACTACCTCGCGGACAGCGACTTCCCGGTGCAGGAGGTGACCATCGTCGGCGTGGACCTCATGCTCGTCGAGCGCGTGACCGGCCGGCTGACCTGGGGTCGGGTGCTGGGCGGCGGTGCCGCCTCCGGCGCGTGGTTCGGGCTGCTGGTCGGGCTGATCATGGGCATGTTCACCCCGCAGGGCAGCTGGTTCGGCCCGGTGCTGGCCGGCCTCGGCGCGGGCGTGCTGTTCGGCCTGGTCTTCGCCGCGGTCGGCTACGCCTCCACCCGGGGCCGCCGCGACTTCTCCTCGGCGAGCCAACTGGTCGCGGGCCGTTACGACGTCCTGTCCCAACCCCGCTACGCCGAACAGGGGCGGGACCTCCTCGCCAAGCTCGCGATGAAACCACCGCCCGCCCAGTGA